GTTTGTGTTACGGTAAGTTATTTGTTTCATCGTTTAATTTGTCAAATTGCTCCATTCCCTGCTATCTAATGCTGATGCACATACTTATTTTCGTTCGATATATTTGTGTTGATATATGCGCAGGTATAATGTCAAGTAACAATTGATGGTCATTCGATGCACATTCTGAAAAATCAAAGGACACTTAAAAGTAATGTAATGACAGAGGAACTTATGATTAACCTTCACATTTCAGTGTTATGATATTACAATAATTAGGCTTTATTTAGGatgatttttgtcatttttattgGACGCGTTGAGATGTAAAATGTTATATGCAACAACTATATAATGTGTACATTCTTTTGAATTTCAGAAAAGTGAGTGtgaaagtttttgtttttacttcCAGTTTAATACAAGATGACAATTTATTCATATCGAAGAGATTTGAAATCGCACTAGAGTAGTTATTTGTTAGATTATATATACTAATGCTTAATTACATATTTTGTCTTAATTCTATGCTTAAAGATGATATCGTTAAGTAAAACAGGATGAATAAATATTGAGACATTTAATAGAAGATAAGATACAACACATTTCGATTGATTTACcgaaataaattgataaattatttgtcgaaatgcgcatcggGTGCATCAAAAtgggtatcgtataagttttgcatGGTACATGTGAGAACACAAAATATGGCTGGATTACGAAGATCCAGTGTCAAACATCATCTAATTATTAAATCATTTCACGCAGGTTTGTGTACAAACGTTATTTAATGCTTCAGTTTTTGACAAATTTAATATCCCAgccaatgggtcgaatgaatgtaaaacttatacggtatcaattttgatccgCCATATGTGCAGATGGCTGATTATTATGACTGTAatatgatctagttcgtcaatacaacctatcattggatcaaatgctgtctgacgtgttacataccgattgttaagccgttcttggtacactgaatctgactgcggataactccgtttacctgaacaggatatagggctcacggcgggtgtgaccggtcgacatgggatgcttactcctcctaggtacctgatgtGCCCATGGGActctccgtgtttgcccaactatctattttgtattgcttgtaggagttatgagattgatcactgttcgttatcttcacctttcatttaaaacaatCGTCCATGAATACAAAGTAACTAAACATTTGTAAACTACGGAATGCACTATCTGAATTCAAGTATGTGGCATCCATTTTAAAGTGTATGGATTGAAGAGGTGGCTCGGGAAAATTAGTAGTTGATCAAAATACGTGGCAAACATATTTGTTTAGCCCGATATTCAAATTCTTAAGTCTTAGTTCTGGTGGTGAGAGATCGCATTTAGTCAAAATTCAAGCGTTTATCAGAATTAAGGTCGGATTTCGTTCTCCTTTAATAGATATTGGTGtgtaaagttaaaaaaaatcgtCGATTTCTCAGAAACTTATGATGATAAAACAGTCCTGTGTATGGAATATCTATTTACAAAACTCAAAATCTGGATGGAATAAAACACGATTATACCtacatgaaatgtgaagataacgaacagtgattaactcataactcctatgagcaatacaaaatagaaagttgggcaaacacggaaccctggacacacaagaggtgagatcaggtgcctaggaggagtaatcatctccCGTCGACTGGTCATAcaagccgtgagccctatatctttattaggtaaacgaagttatccctagtcaaaatcagtgtgccgagaacggttaacaattggtatgaaacacgccagacagcatttgatacaatgataggctgtagtggaaaactagatcgttataaagaccacagatattgcgaaatgctgactttagaaGAGGCTGTTAAAACCCTTGCACCTTTAACCTGTTAgtcatatatctaaatgtatacATGAAATAATCTCTGTACATGCATTGACATAAGGACGACTTTTTTATCGACAaaagaaattttgtaaaaaaaacaacaaaaaaaccaaaacttctattatttattatttatgccttctatatgataaatctagaagttaaaacatgtttcccgcagctagttatttttcatctcaacaaacaagtaattattgtagttgtaaaattgtcatttattaatgacaagAAGATATCAAGATAAACAGTTAGGGAGATCCTACATTCTTATCAAATTGTACATAGACTTGGTTTAGGATCTCCCAAAATTACATGTTAAGATATAGTGTGAAAATTATAATcactatgatgaaaaataaggtGGCAACAAACAATAGGCCACAACTATAGTCAAATGACAAcgtgtaaaatatatacagcaGGATGGTTGAAGGGGTGGCGGTGGGTATCTTTTCTTATGATTCGCTTAAAACAAGTCAAACGTATAACGATAATACAATATACTGATAACGTCACACAGTAATTTGGCTAATTTCTAGATGAGGGGGGAGTAGTGCCAAGCGAAACACCTTTTTTTGTTCGTTCGCTTCGAAAAATACATTCATGATATCATTATTGCTTTTAttactttgttttatcacacacACGGATATACTTGGTGACATCCATAGAGGTACAGTACACAATGACATCAACCAAGATGCACGGTGGCAtcaacggggggggggggggggtcttgaaTGTGACTTAGCTCGCTCAGATCGAAGGTGCTGCCAATTTTAAATGTCCACTATGTATTGGACAAAAAGTTTCCACCGCGATGCGTGGAACACCCATCAACTTGTGTAATGCACTGTAACATTTAGTCGGAATCCTAAAAATGAATCGGGTGCAGTATCGGTTTAGAGAGTCCCTCCCCCTTGTGACCAGAAATGTAGATTAACAGCAAAAGTATAAGATTTGATATTAAAACTAGTGAATTGGGATAAGCAAATCTATTACTTGTTATTATATTGATTTTAGTATgcatacaatacatgtacaggtaaaaatATATCCACAGATACAATCTTAAAAAAAACTAAACCATGCTTATTGCCCCATATAATAAAGTATGAAACCGCCACTGGAGTAAAACCCACTTCAAAATGGAAATTTCCTGTATGTAGTTGTGTTCACTGTAACGTATGGTTACCGTTTTGTTTTGGAATAAATTGCTATATGTTTTTCTTTATAAAGAACACCTTTCAAAGGATCGTACAGCTGCACAAAGTACAACATGGCCATGTAATGGTTGTACAACATACTCACCAAACAATGCAGTAGACGGAGATATCAGTACATGTATGAGGGCTAACGTTTTTGGCCCTACCACCCCGTACAAGACAGTATGGTGGTATGTAGACCTCGAGGACACAATGAGTATATTTAACATCAGAATACAGTTCAAGGATTATGGTCTGCAGTATGgtaattatttcttttatatttctgATCGCTCTGTGTACAGGATAAACGAATAACATGATGTAGCTACAAATTATAACTTTagtaatcattttttttctacttGTGAAATCTGTGAAACTTGAACGAATTACGTTATGTATATGTAActatgaaataattaaaaaaaaagtatctATTTGGATGCGTATGTCAGATGtacacatatttacatgtatatacaagaaACATTATTAAAGGAATAAGGGTTTGGGTTTTTATAGTAAGGAAATGTGTGTAGGATGTAGTAATTAGTTTGTCAACTAAGAAAACACATTACACACATAAACAGGAAGGGACGGGGctattatcatttctttttaaattcccGTTGTGTATTATTGTTTCTTAGACTTTCACTCATTTAAGTCGAGAGGTTTTTTTTGTTAGCGTATCTGAAGGAATAATTTGGCGCCCGTTTAATAGGAAAACGTGTTTGAAAATCGAGCAATGCATATGAATTTTTTGGCATGAAATCAAAATAGTAATAACGGTTGGATTAGTAGTTCTGTGATCGGTCCCAGTTTACCTCACCCCACCgcgagatacatgtacaattctgCAATTAGGTTTCATGCAAAAATCAAACTTCGTATTCGATGCATTAATAGTTTATGGATGGAATTGCTGACCCTATACCTTATCAATATTATCCTAACTAACAACAATCTCAATTTGTATATCAAAGAATCTAAAAGATAGTTGATAGTCATTGAAGTTGTTTGTATGCTATCAAATAACCACGAAATGTTACAGGAAAGTCTTCAGTAAAGAAACAGATTTAGTATTTCCTGAGATTCTCAATAGATACATACTTATTCACATGCATTAATtgatcaatttcaattttagagAGAACCCCGATTCGGTATCAATGTGTCTATTTCAGAAATGCGACAAAGAGGACGAATGGCAGGGTTTTCGCTGTATGTATCAAATACATCTAACATTGGAAGCGGTCATTTGTGTTACAAGGACGGATCAGATTTACCTCCCTTGGACTTCAGCACTACCTGTATCAGTCACGGGCGTTATGTTATATTTTACAACGAAAGACAACCAGGAGTACAGTATCCCGCTGGTTACGAATTGACGTCTGTTACAGAATTATGTGAAGTGACTGTTCTGGGTAATAACTGTACAATCATACATGTGCATCAACGTAAATCCGATATCTCTCATTTGAAATAATTGAAGTGtctattttaaaaaagtgaTCGTTTTGGGTAATGTTTGCACTATCATCTGCTAATGTAGTTCTTATGCCTCTCATATGTTTGTGAAATAATGGAATCgtctattctaaatattttatttatgaaatttaattgTAAGCTGACATTCCTTAACCCCatctctaccgtaccggtcaatttgaccggtggcgcgtaaaaataagactacgcaaaaggagtgcccttaaatctttgaaactacgtcCATAAGATTATGATCtacatatcatatttttggaaattttctctattttgtaactatgtaaattttaattgagtaaataaagccattaaatcaataaaagcatttaaagtgaaagatggcttcgtctaaatatgacgcaacgctttgtcgcaaggtcattttccccctcgataCCATTTTTTTATTGTCCCTctgaatgcaatattttttatacgTTTGAAAATCATATATTCCCTGCCTTCAgtgtatataaaaattatttataatgCCCGGCAATGtaataagaaaatagcaattgtttgtatattgaaatagggaaaagtaaatacagcctgtaaaagtagagggaATTTCCTTTTTGATGAGCCCTgattcgtgttataattctcggtagtttttatacaacgataaaatgaaattgggacatgcgatgcggtttttatcaaaattactgaCAAAATGACGTCGCTGAATCCGATCGACccgcgtcgcacaataaagtagTGTAAAATATGTGTATTGACCTCTATTGGTTACTTGcttttgatacactaaatcaatatacacacatgtatgaaataattacCCTGGTATTctctgctttaaaaaaaacccaataaaacCATTATTGATACAAGTAGATCTATATATCAGAACTTTACACAAACCATTTGTAAGTTCATGAAACACATATTGAGAATGTATCGTTAGAGTACGtatagattgaaaaaaaaaatacatcagaTTTAGATATAAATATCATGTAACATTTTTCGGTAtagctatattttttttctgccaaacaaagaaaaaattaacAAGTCCGACGCTTTTTTCCGTGATCCGGATCCGGGGTTTACTGAGTGTGCAGGAGtaacacgtgtttccgtttgaCTGAAAAACCCACAGCGAACGCTAAGATTTCAACGCTTTAACGCTTATATACAACCTTCACTATGGAAAACGACCTGATATCGTCAGATGAAGAAGATGCATTGGACCTCCTTTTGCAGGATACATTTGATGACGATCCAAGCGACTCTGCATTCACTATAAAtgacatgtaagttgatgtagtcACAGAGGACTAGGAAAAAGTGCGCGAAAAGGTGTTTGTGGTTTTGTCGTTTTAtggaaatttacaatatgatgccataatttgtcgtttcgtGAAAGAAAGTATCTATATGTATGATACCTACACCAAGTATGCAACATACAACTCTTTATTAAGAACTGAACATATATGATTTAATGTGTTCAATTTGTCATGGCCCGGCATTCATGGGCGCTCGTGTGCTAATTTTCTATGTTGATCAAAATCCTTTCTTTCTATTtcctcaaaaaaaaattcaaacatgaATAATTAGGAAAAATCATATTGTGATGATAGaattcattatcataatttgagttatttttttcatattgtagcAAAAACGAAATGCGGGAAGGGGGGGTCGATTTTCGAAAGGCTAATAGAAAAATCATGGTTCCCTTTTACACTGTATCTAAGTACATGCATTTTATACCTATGTAGTTAATCATATATGACAATAAATCACATGTTATCCATACCTGCTGGTGCTGGTGTGCCAGGTGTGCTGTTGGTATTAGAATGATCTAAGCATATCGTTGAAATGATTATGTCCTATGGACCCGAAGCCTTTACTGAGACATAGTTTGATTATTCAAAACCAGTGTGCTATGAGATGATGAGCAAGTGCCCCATCTTGCCTAGATGTCTCTAATTTTGActaaatatatctcctatttagtcttttgtactattttctatcatttttttatgaggtgaaattaataaaatgacgcaaattttaatggtttttgaaaaaaattaacttctcccaataaagtaattcaagaaatcaatagattttgccatttatttctccgggagtggaagaaatcattgcttcttacattgtttagtacatttttttgAGCAcaataccacgatttaccttaattttgaaaattttaagggagGGGGGCGCCTGTGTCCCCCTTAAAGTCGCCACTGGGCATCTCTATTTGTAAATGAATTGACCAATACTTCCAAGCGAAGCTATCCATTGCTTCCTTGAAGCGTACATTGCTTTAAAGCTTAGATCAGGAATGTTTAATTGTAATTATGTTTTCATCTTTAAAAGGGTATTGGAATCCCAGTCCTCAGTGGGAAGTTCCCAGTTATCTTCCGCTAGTGAAGATCCATTgacaaatccagacatgcattggaaggatgctAATGTAGACGACACAGGGGCACCggatccaagaactgtggctTTTCACCCGGAACGACAACCTGGCATTCAGATGGGACGACTCTTGAGGCTGAGTATAGGGTGAAACCCATTTTACCGTTTATTGTTGCATTACTAGATatcacataaatgtacatgcGAAACATAGAAGATACAAAAAcatattatgttccccaaacggagtttgggaacatattggttttactctgtttcttagtATTATTATTCCTTCttcttgtgactttttgtctatgtgccaaatatctacagatcggtgtaataaaaattgcaaatgcACATGCGCATGTACGTGCATTGTCGTTTGAAGGTTCATTTCTTTGAATGACCATAactttctttgtttttcaacagaatCTTTTGAAACTTAGGTTAAAAATTTATCTGGATGTGTTTAACTCAAATCTATAGTCAAAATTACTGtccagcacgtgcatgcacatgtgctaaattctgactggtcgattttcaaatcgccataacttttttatattaaatgatggaaacaatatgaaatttatactctAAGTATATCGATCAAATacctattgaatagcatcaacaaaaataatgtgtATTACTTACGCGCACATGCATTGATTTTAGTCCTCgtagttttgagttgctgttaatttctcatttttcattgaactgttgtgaaatTTCTGTtgtagtcatacatgtatatttagactTGAAATACATCAACATGGTCAAATTACTCAACAGCAAGTGCTTGCATGTGCACATAATTTTTAGAtgtttataactgatttgttttAGCATGAAATAGGGAATGATGGCTAATACTAATTTTAATTGGAATTTTCTTTTAGATATGGGGCCAGATTGTTCAGAGAACCAGTAGATTTTCTGAAGCTGTTTTTGACGGAAGCTTTGGTTTTttccatctgtgttgccaccaaccattatgctgagatggccATATCTAGAGGGGAAAGATTGTCGtatgcttcccaaggaagttgGCAGCCTCTgactgaagaggaactgtatAGGTATTAATAGTTCTAAAGTACCAGTATTGTTACAATGATTTTCAAGttgaaatgaattataatttgcATTGCAATAAAATTACCCTCTACCACAATTAATCTGGCTATACATCTTACATATTCATATGGTGTGTACTgcaattacctctgataaaattgTATCATAAGTTTATAAATGTAATCTTCAGAAAGAGTTGATTATAGGAAACATTTACACAGCCAATTGcgtattcaattattttcatgtTAAGTAAACTTACTTTTGATAACTACTTTTTGTTTCAGATTTTTGGGCATTGTCTTATATATGTCTGTCGtaaagttccagtcgatagataGGTATTGGTCAACACATGCCCTATATCGGAACAACCCAGTACCAGGAATTATGTCTAAAAATAGATTCCAGGCTATTTTGTCCTTCTTACAAGTAACTCCACCAGCTGATATCAACAAAGGTTTCTACTACTGTTTTTATTGcacattttatgaaatgttcAGTTATAATATTTGCATGTGCGGAATTTATGTGAATAATTCGCTGTATAATGTATGATGAGATTCATGCATAAACTAAAAGGCAAATATATAAATCGGtaacatttcttttcaaaaatgtatCGGCAAAAAAACTTTATatggcatatagtttttggtctgtctgtttgtctatgCTAAAAGCCACAGCTTTTGAATGGGtaataattttacatttgtatgcATTTGGAAAGAACTTCCCGGTGTTACCAGATGTTTATACTTTGTGACTTTAACTTTGCTGATATTAAAAGGCATCGGTGTTTGTCAAATACATTTACGTTTattgcattttatatttaatatattgtatatcatttcTAATGATTTCTTGTACAGTAAAGCACGTATTACAATgctatgttttattttttatttcatcagctGAGAAGTTAACACGCATACAGTCATTGGTTGATCATGTTTGTGAGAAATCGAAGGAATTATACCAGCCTTACAGGAAAATAGCGGTAGATGAGAGAATGGTCGCCTCTAAGCATAAGTTCTCGGGTATTCGTCAATTCATTAAAGACAAACCTGTTCGCTTTGGAATAAAACTTTGGGTTGTAGCATGTTATATGTCTGGCTATACATACAACTTTTTTGTCTATCTTGGTAAAAATAATACTATTTTTACAGATAAAACAAAGGGTATTGTATTTAATGTCACTATTACATTGTGTAAACCTCGTTTTGATCAAGGATATAGGTTGTTTACTGATTGTTTTTATACATCTATAGCTCTTAGCAAAGAATTACTTGCTAGGAAAATTTACCTTATTGGTGTACTGAAATCTAATAGCTTGTCTATACCTGATAAACTTAGAAATGTGAAAATGTGGGAAAGAGTAGCCACTAGAGGTGATTTTAGATGGCACAGAGTTGATGAATTTGTATTTGTGCAATGGAAAGATTGTAAGGTAGTTACGTTTATGTCGCCATTACACCATGGCTCAGCTACAACTGTTTGTGAACGCACTATGAAATCTAGATTAACTTGGAACAAAAAAGGACTTGTACAACCTGTAGTTGctaatgattaaaataaatgtatggGAGCTGTAGATCTTTCAAACCAGTTTACAAGTAAATATCCGTCTTATATTAGAACACAGTATCATTGGTGGAAAGTTATGTTTTTTCATTTGCTTGATATCATGGTTGTTAATTCTTATattatttttgaagaatttagaaAATTACGTGCCAATCAGTTTACAAATTGTTCTTCTGTATATGGACAACTTGAATTCCGAGAATCACTTGCCATGTCACTGATGGGTTTAAATGAAAAGTGTGCATCAAAAGAAAGTCCTATTGCATGTATACCTGACTTTTTAGATAAAAGGAAAGgctgtacattttgtaatgctGAGGCAATTTTTATGAATGAGAAGGTTCCAAGTTATAAGACATCTGTATTTTGTGTATCATGTCAAGTTCTTCtttgtttatcaaatgacagaaattgttttaaaaaatggcaCAGTAAAGAAGGGGAAGATGTTCGAAATTGTGCAAATTTGTCATGTAAAAAGAGAAAATTATGAATATACTGTGTTATCAATGCATTTTTTTCCCTGATGTCAGAGGTATCACAAGTGAATGTAATGCAATACACATAAAATGTGTGTAGTTCTTAAAATCTGGAATATTTTACTGCATGTACATTTTTGTTTCAATATGTTAAATGGCTTGTGTAATTAACCACCAGAGGTTTTAAAAGGTTGCATATAATAAACACATTCTTGTTAAACATGATGCAAGTGCAGTTAGATATAGTGATTCaaagcaagtacatgtacatgtacttgaacaTTCCTACGTGGAGAGGAAAAACGGGTAGTACTTTATGATAACATTTGTTAcggtgttgttgcttagcaacaaaatatatttgatgtaaaaaaaaaaatcaaattattttgaatgaaaagttaaagatctttatttttgatgttgCAGTATTCTATCTAGTGGAAGATATTCACAGAA
Above is a genomic segment from Ostrea edulis chromosome 3, xbOstEdul1.1, whole genome shotgun sequence containing:
- the LOC130046332 gene encoding piggyBac transposable element-derived protein 4-like; the encoded protein is MFNCNYVFIFKRVLESQSSVGSSQLSSASEDPLTNPDMHWKDANVDDTGAPDPRTVAFHPERQPGIQMGRLLRLSIGYGARLFREPVDFLKLFLTEALVFSICVATNHYAEMAISRGERLSYASQGSWQPLTEEELYRFLGIVLYMSVVKFQSIDRYWSTHALYRNNPVPGIMSKNRFQAILSFLQVTPPADINKAEKLTRIQSLVDHVCEKSKELYQPYRKIAVDERMVASKHKFSGIRQFIKDKPVRFGIKLWVVACYMSGYTYNFFVYLGKNNTIFTDKTKGIVFNVTITLCKPRFDQGYRLFTDCFYTSIALSKELLARKIYLIGVLKSNSLSIPDKLRNVKMWERVATRGDFRWHRVDEFVFVQWKDCKVVTFMSPLHHGSATTVCERTMKSRLTWNKKGLVQPVVAND